CATTTCTCTAGTTTATTAATTGACTCCATATAGTATGTGTTAATTAGTGTTGAAAATAGCTTCAAGTAGCTAGGTTAGCCATAGCCAGTATATATAATTTCATACCTGAAGTTGAGATTCAAGGAATTCAATGATTACAGCAGGAATAAGGCCCCTAATACCACCACCATCAATACTAAGAATTGTTACTAATTTTCCAAAAGTAGGTGGTTGAATTTGTTCAACATAGGACTTTGTGACTGATCTCTTCATTGTTATgcaaatacaaaatatttagtTTGTGATATGAATATGATAGATGACTATGATATTTATAGTGGGACGCACGTGGCAAAGGAACCCGTTTGGTTTGGTGAGAAATAAAGAAGcgaaagaaaaaggaaagaaactATTTTATAAGGACCACACTCCCATTACATGCAATTTTGAGTAAACTCACTCCCCACCCTTTCTTTCACGAGCTCTCTCTTTTTCCCACACTTTATTTATGCTTCTAAGTTATGTTATGTAAGAATTATGAAGTTATGTTAGAAATTGACATTCAGGTACCTCTACATAGGACTCATTGAGGTTTAGTAGTCTCATTCCAcgactttcattttttttttcttctttcaaataaGCAAACAGCTCGCGTAAGAAAGTGGGGTGGGGACGTGGGGTTGGCCCGCATGCATTGTAAAGTTCTTTGTTCCCATTTTTCCCTATACTTGAGATGCAAATCGAAAGAAAATGACTAAATTTTTACGGGTtccaacttttttctttttttacatttttagacaaaaaaagaaagattaaattaaactttcCTTGTGTTATTTCCATTCTCAATCCAGATTATTTTGACACTTATTTAGATGATTGATTTTATCGACTTGTTTAATGTTAGAGcttgttttattttcaaacTTGTTCAATGTTGACATGTTGTTGAGTTTTTATTGATGGTTTATTTTATTGGTTCAATATTGAATTATTAATCATTACTATTTACTATAAGATTTGAGTTTGTTAATCTTTTGAGTTGTTTTCTATTATGCgttgttgaaatatttttttttaataaaaaaaaattgtaaatcatATAGAGAATATAtaagtagaaaataaaattaaaaaattgtttgactGGCTGGCCCGCCAATTCGTTAATAAACGGGCAGACTTGACTTTTGAGCTCGAACGCCTAAGTTGAACCGCCCCGCGCCCACTTTTGGGTGGTGCTAAAAAAGGTATACTCTCCACTTTGCCACCCCTCTTTAAAACTATAGAACGAAGAAATGAAGAGAATGGAAAATAGATAATATCCAACCAAATTACCGGACTCAAGTAGTTAATAAATCATTTATAACGAATTATTGTAAAGAATCCgagtttgattttaaaaaaggacaattttttgtcaaacttgcAAAACTCTAAATTTTTAGACCCTTCCCTTAAAATCCAGGTTTTACTTACCTCGTGATGAAAATCTAGATTATTGTATCCTTTtctaaaataaagaaaaatgttagtAGCTAGTTGAACTTTCTTTTAAATGTATAAAAGatgttgttttggttttgatgtattttttttccttaacgTCATATCATATGGATATTAATGGGTACTAGTAGtagcctaaaataaaatagagaaaatatccTAACCCAAAagtaaatttgaaaaatacttTTCTTAAACACTGGTTAGTGGTTGGTTAACGATTCACTCTTGAAAAAGCTGAAGGAAAAACTGCTGAAACTTCAATCTACACTTAATTATGACAAAGAGAAAGAGATCACCATCAATCTTACTGTAGGGCATTGGCTGGGTAAGTTGAGCCATGTTGTCTTTAAagttgactatttttttttgctgaaGTCCACATTGAGGCATTGTGCTGCAAAGCGGAAGCTGATGAGTACCGAGCCCTAACTCCTACTCCTCAGGTTCTGGAAAATCTTGCTTATCATTTTGATCGCTTTAATAGGCTGATTAATTATAAATCGAAAAAACTAATTGAAAGATTAGAATTATTGAGTTCAGAAGGTGCTTCCAACAGTGATTGGAATGGAACTTCATCGATTTCTCACTCTCAACTTCATTTCCTCAATTATGTACGGGGTAGTTTTCATATGGTATCTTGAGAGAAAACCACATAGAGCATCAAAATTTTAGAGCCGCCAATTTATTTACTTAGCGTTTGTATGCGCATGCATACGCGTGTGCATGCGTGCGTGCGTGTCCACGtgtgttaaataaataaattatataaataatatgaacaaattttaaaattgactTACTCAAATCAAATAAACCATTTTCTTTCTTGTGATATCTCCCAACATATTCTTCTTTCTAAAGTTAGCAACTAATGGAGGTTATTGAAGGAAAAAAACTCGTCTCACTCACAACTTCTGTTAAGGTATTGTTAGACAAACTTCGTTCTACTAAGTTCCACAACAACTCCCGAAGAATGAAACTTAATGAGTCACTCGTGGAAAATCTCAAGAAAAAACTAGCGAACATTCTAATTGCACTCAATGATGATGCTGATATTGTCAATGATACACTCAGATATGCTCTCTTTGAAGTTGAAAATTTGATTGATGAAATCAACACTGAGGCGTTGCGTCGCAAAGTGAAAGCTGATGAGTATCAAATCGTAAATTCTACTTCTCAGGTTCTGCAAAAAATTTCATGTCATTTTAAACAATAGACccgctctttttttttttcttcccttctTTGAAAGTCTATTTTATCATCATGcacctttttctttttgacaaaataaccAAGCTTTTTCTTTATTCCTTCCCCAATAAAGGCTCTGTTTGGTCAGACAAAAAAACTAGCTTATCACTTTTTATTCCATTaatacccttattattttatttaacgtccattttttacctttatttaaCGTCCAACATATTGACGACGCAAGCTTCATCCGTAACAAATAAACACTATAGTTGGCTTGGCCTTCAAGAAGTGGAAATTCAAAATCTTGCAAATCTGCAATCTATTGCCAAAGATGATTTCCTGCCAGCTTACAGCAACTAAATATTGGCTCTATTGGAGGGATTTCGGGGAATACATTATCAGCAACTAGGACAAGCAGCGATTGTCTGTCAGAGTTGATTTCGCACAATTGCTTTGCCGCAGAGTGCTTGATGCAGTAGAGGATCCATACTTACAAAAATCAAAGAGGAACAATGGTTTATTATTAGCCGCATTCTGTTCTGAATTCTAAGTTCTAACGCCATTCTTATTCTTTCAAGCTATAAGCAACTTAGGGTGACCTTTGTGCTAGAAACACCTTTTCCAGCTTATGTAGAGATGTTTGAAAAGATTGTTTCTggtaaaaatattagttttaataTCATTTCGCCACATGCTCATTCTAATTGAATAAATTTGtgaaattggaataaaaaaCCTTGTACTCAAAGTTACTTAGATATTAATTTGTTGCTACAAtaccttttttatttgtatatgatATAATATGGACAATAGCTTATCATGCCAAAATCAAGAAGGCAGCCACATGGACATGATATTTCCAACAAATCTGCATAATAGACATCAAGGCAGCAAACTTTATCACTAAAAGATGATTAGTTGTTTTTATGCTTTGCCGACACAGTTCCAACAAGTACTGGTTCAATGACAGTGGCCAAGTTTTAATTTCTTACATAAGGAATTGagtcttatatttattttaatgctTGAATAACAATGTAAACAAATGCTGGCAATATATGGTGAATGTGTTTATGTATTGGTTATGCAAGATTGTCAAACTCGAGAGTTTAGGTAAAGTTGTGAAGCCTACATAAACTCGACTTACCTAGAAATATGGCGTTGTTGATAGATATATAAAAGAGAAGCATATGCTAAACAATTATTTTAAGTATATACATTTAGCACTTAACATCTAGTAgttgttttatatataagaaagaatCATGGCATCACATGAGTTACATCTAGAAGGATCAAATAACTAAAAGCTATATATctacaaaattattttcccaTTAGTTTGTAGAGTCCCGAAAATTGTAAATTTCCTTCCTTGTACTTTTTGAGTTACTCTGATGAAAATTGATGCTCACATACAtgtataaaatttgaaaaaacgaTCACTGCTTATAGGATGAAAGGCTGGAGAAGGAATGCGTTGGGAGCGATAGAAACAGATCACAACCATTCCATGGCAAAATAATTGTGAAAATTGTAAAGGCTGTCAGAATTAAGAATTATCTATATGATTGATCTATATAACAAAATCAGAGTAATTTTATGAACTCTACTATGAAATGTATTAttcaaataataacaattataTATCATGAACATAGTACCAGTAACAGAATAAATCAAATGGAAGTTCACTTACAAAACAAGGCATTGGCTAAAGAGGAGTTTCCTATCACAGTCACGGGGACAAAAATGAGGCGGAGCCGTTATTTTTCTCAATGATATATGGCCTAGTAAATATAATCCAGGAAACAATATCAGTAGACACTTTACGACAATGTCGCAAATTAAAATCTCTGAGGCATGTACAGTTTTCAGTGGCTAGCTTCACTCCCTTTTCCGTGACATCATAACAGTGTTCTAGGTCCAGTTGTAGAAGCCGAGGGCAACTCTTAGAGATCTGATACAGTCCTTCATCATCAATTCTCGAGTGCGCCAAGTTCAGCACCTCCAGAATGGAAGCTTCAGAGTTGATTGAACGTAGCTTAGCGTGTGGGAAGCCAACAAACTTCAAAAGTGTGATCTTAGGACATCTCTTGAACAGTACAGGAATACGATGTTGAAATACGTGATGGCAAAAGCTCAAATCAATATGTTGCATATTAGGAAACATGAAACCAAAGATGTTGATGTGATTGTCATGCAAATGTGAATTGTTAGCCAAATGGAGAGACTTGACTTGAGGGTATACAACCAAATCCACCCCGGATGGTGTTGGACCGAGTCCAATATCTGTTGACTCCATTCTAATCTCTGCGAGCAAAGGACAGTTGGTAAGGAGTGCAAAGAAGGAAGAATTGGTGAGCATGCCACAGCCGCTGACGTTAATAGACACCAAATCAGCCAGAAATGCACAGAGCTGATTGAAAAGCTGATCATTCAAAAACTTTGTACGTTGAAGATCTAGATGCTGCAGATATGGACACTTAGACAAGAGAGTAGAGATGCCGGAATAGGTATAATTGTAGCAATCTTGTAGGATAAGTTTGGTCAGAGGAGGTGAATGAAGTGCTAGAGCCTTAAGCATCCAATCAGTAACGCAGGAAAAGGAGAAATCAAGACAGGTTAAGCGCTTCAGATTGGTGAATCAACGAAGTATGAGTGAAGGTTTTCAAGTTCAAGTCCTTCCTTAACGTTGGTAACAGAGAAAGAATTCAAATCCGGTCTGTGTTGGATTGCAGAAGCAATACCTACATGTGTTATGAAAGGGCATCGGGAGATAAGCACCTCTTGGAGAAACTCACAGTTGATACAGAGTTGAAGAAACGATGAATCAGTCATGTATATATTACCAGATAGATTAACACTGCGAAGAAGTTTAAAATATTGTCCACGCCTAATTTTACTTGTTTCTTGTTACTACTTTGTTCTATTAAAAAATGAACACCGTCAAACTTGACACGGTAtctgtatatatttttatgatagGTTTGTATTTGATCAACTTGAGATAGATTCGTCAAATGGTTTTCTCCGAAAATTTGAAAGATTTTCGGGCAATATCCAGGCCTTCGTAGAAAGATCCTTGACAATAGCCATAGCACCTTCATCCTCTATACAGTTCCCACATTCAAAAAAGAAACATCCAAGATTCCAAACCATGGGGAGCAGAGCACCTTCAATTCGGCCAGCAAGCTCACTTTCTTGGTTGATGTTAAGCCTCTCCATAATGGTGTGATGAACACTCAACTCAGAAGCAAAATTATGATTGAAAAGGATATGAGTGAAGAATGCATACATAACTTATATATGCACTTTTTTAAAGGCTGTCTAATTAAGATTTAGTTATTGGTGGAATAATTGTGAAAATTGTAACGGCTTTCTAATTAAGATTTATCTTTATATGACTGATGACTGGTCTATATAAAACAGGTACAAATGCACTTTTTTAAGCAAGGCTTATTTAAAACATGGATGACCTACAgagattcattaaaaattttAGCTGTTAACAATAGCTCCACAAGTCTGAGGGAAACTCACCAGCTCTAGCAAGGCCAATTATTTTGAACGCCGACATTTCCATCCATAGATTTGTGTTGAGACCAAACAACGTGTTGAAAATGATACAGAAATCAAACAGCACCATTGGTTTTATAGCAAAACATAAAAAGTATAAGCAGCTTGAAGGCAAAGGAAAGGAAGACTTCATGTGACATGTATATTACTTACATTGTGATATATAATAACCCCTCTAATTATAATAGGTTTTCTAGAGTAGCGATCAGACGTTATATCCCTCAATATAGATTTCAAAGCTCTGCAAAGTATGAATGAGGATCCTACAACATTTTTGCACGTCAAAAGAAATTCACATTCTATATAACAAAACAAGAGTAATTTTATGAACTCATACTATGAAATGTATTATTCGAATAATAGCAATTATCATACACATACTACCAGTAACAGAATAAATCAAATGGAAGTTCACATtttcaacaaataaaacaaacaaaatgttTACTGCTCGAAGAGAGCACTTACAAAATAACTAGAAAACAAGACATCGCTCAAAGAGGAGTTTCCTATCACAGTCGCGGGGATGAAAATGAGGGGGAGcaattatttttctcaatgaTGGCCTAGTAAATATCATCTGGGAAACAATATCAGTAGACACTTTATGACAATGTTGCAAATTAATCTCTCTGAGGCGTGTGCAGTTCTCTACGGCCAGCTGCACTCCCTTCTCCGTGACATTGTGACAATGTTCTAGGTCCAGTTGCAAAAGCTGAGGGCAAGTCTTTGAGATCTGATACAGTCCTTCATCATCAATTCTCGAGTGCGCCAAGTTCAGCACCTCCAGAATGGAAGCTTCAGAGTTGATTGAACGTAGCTTAGCGTGTGGGAAGCCAACAAACTTGAAATGTGTGATCTTAGGACATCTCTTTAACAGTACAGCAATACCATGTTGAAATATGTAATGGCAAAAGCTCAAATCAATAAGTTGCATATTAGGAAACATGGAAGCAAAGTTGTTGATGTGATGGTCTTGCAAATGTGA
This portion of the Trifolium pratense cultivar HEN17-A07 linkage group LG3, ARS_RC_1.1, whole genome shotgun sequence genome encodes:
- the LOC123913250 gene encoding F-box/LRR-repeat protein 20-like, which codes for MLKALALHSPPLTKLILQDCYNYTYSGISTLLSKCPYLQHLDLQRTKFLNDQLFNQLCAFLADLVSINVSGCGMLTNSSFFALLTNCPLLAEIRMESTDIGLGPTPSGVDLVVYPQVKSLHLANNSHLHDNHINIFGFMFPNMQHIDLSFCHHVFQHRIPVLFKRCPKITLLKFVGFPHAKLRSINSEASILEVLNLAHSRIDDEGLYQISKSCPRLLQLDLEHCYDVTEKGVKLATENCTCLRDFNLRHCRKVSTDIVSWIIFTRPYIIEKNNGSASFLSP